One genomic segment of [Pasteurella] aerogenes includes these proteins:
- the pgsA gene encoding CDP-diacylglycerol--glycerol-3-phosphate 3-phosphatidyltransferase, with protein sequence MVTDYLHQICTAMKLNIPTILTLFRVVLIPFFVIAFYLPFTWAPLLTTAIFFVASVTDWFDGYLARKWNQSTPFGAFLDPVADKIMVVAALVLIVEYQHSFWVTLPAIVMISREIIISALREWMAEIGERSKVAVSWLGKVKTTSQMLALGGLLWRYNVLMEIAAIVLLYIAAILTVWSMLQYLRAAKDTLLKE encoded by the coding sequence ATGGTAACAGATTATTTACATCAGATTTGTACCGCTATGAAACTAAATATCCCAACGATTTTAACGCTTTTTCGAGTTGTATTAATTCCCTTTTTTGTCATCGCATTTTACTTACCTTTTACTTGGGCGCCCTTGTTGACCACGGCAATCTTTTTCGTCGCATCGGTCACAGATTGGTTCGACGGTTATCTGGCGCGAAAATGGAATCAAAGTACGCCATTCGGTGCGTTTTTAGATCCGGTTGCCGATAAAATTATGGTAGTGGCTGCTTTGGTGCTTATCGTTGAATATCAACATTCATTTTGGGTAACGCTACCTGCGATCGTGATGATTTCTCGTGAAATTATTATTTCCGCCTTGCGCGAATGGATGGCGGAAATTGGCGAGCGCAGCAAAGTAGCGGTATCCTGGTTAGGAAAAGTGAAAACCACATCGCAAATGTTGGCGTTAGGCGGTTTATTATGGCGTTACAATGTATTAATGGAAATTGCTGCAATTGTATTACTTTATATTGCGGCAATTCTCACGGTATGGTCGATGCTGCAATATCTTCGCGCAGCAAAAGATACGCTATTAAAAGAGTAA
- the rlmM gene encoding putative ribosomal RNA large subunit methyltransferase M, RmmM subfamily, translating into MNKLALYCRAGFEKEVAAEMNEKATALGIFGFARVVEQSGYVIFECYQAGEADRLAREIPFHQWIFVRQLVVVSDLLHDLTPEDRISPIVQQYRALAHQINLNLSNELLVETADTNEDKALLTFCRKFTVPLRQALKKQGWLNVSTGKKCGLTLHIFFINATNCYVGYSYNRNHSAHFMGIPRLKFPTDAPSRSTLKLEEAILTFIPKEEERTRLNDTMYAVDLGACPGGWTYQLVKRGLFVYAVDHGKMADSLHETGRIEHCSEDGFKFQPPKKQKIDWLVCDMVEQPSRIAALISKWFINGWCCESIFNLKLPMKKRYVEVQQCLQRIEDDLLQQGLHCVIRAKHLYHDREEVTVYIRLKNKG; encoded by the coding sequence ATGAATAAATTAGCATTATATTGCCGCGCGGGCTTTGAAAAAGAAGTCGCGGCAGAAATGAATGAAAAAGCGACCGCACTTGGGATCTTTGGGTTCGCTCGCGTAGTAGAACAATCCGGTTATGTGATATTTGAATGCTACCAAGCGGGCGAAGCTGATCGTCTTGCACGTGAAATTCCCTTTCATCAATGGATTTTTGTACGCCAACTGGTTGTGGTTTCTGATTTATTACACGACCTGACACCAGAAGATCGCATTTCGCCGATTGTGCAACAATACCGAGCGCTAGCACATCAGATCAATTTAAATTTAAGTAATGAATTGCTCGTTGAAACTGCCGACACCAATGAAGATAAAGCCTTATTGACCTTTTGTCGCAAATTTACCGTTCCATTGCGCCAAGCCTTGAAAAAACAAGGTTGGTTAAATGTCTCTACCGGGAAAAAGTGCGGTCTAACTTTGCACATTTTTTTCATTAATGCAACTAACTGCTATGTTGGATATTCTTATAATCGCAACCATTCAGCGCATTTTATGGGCATCCCTCGTTTAAAATTTCCAACAGATGCACCAAGTCGTTCAACTTTAAAATTAGAAGAAGCCATTTTAACCTTTATTCCTAAAGAAGAAGAAAGAACAAGATTGAACGACACAATGTATGCCGTTGATCTTGGCGCTTGTCCGGGTGGCTGGACCTATCAATTGGTGAAACGCGGTTTGTTTGTGTATGCCGTCGATCATGGGAAAATGGCAGATAGTCTGCATGAAACCGGAAGAATTGAACATTGCTCTGAAGATGGCTTTAAATTCCAACCGCCTAAAAAACAAAAAATAGATTGGTTGGTGTGTGATATGGTGGAACAGCCAAGTCGCATCGCGGCGTTAATTAGCAAATGGTTTATCAATGGTTGGTGCTGCGAAAGTATTTTTAATCTGAAATTGCCGATGAAAAAACGTTATGTAGAAGTACAACAATGTTTGCAACGCATCGAAGATGACTTATTACAACAAGGACTCCACTGCGTTATTCGCGCCAAACATTTATATCATGACCGTGAAGAAGTCACCGTTTATATTCGCTTGAAAAATAAAGGATAA
- the losA gene encoding protein LosA has translation MENLTVFIINLKTSIDRRNYMITLCQENQIDPIFIDAVYGKDLSEEYVASVYDDTAAQQKIQRSLKRGEIGCALSHKVIYEYMLTHNIEQALVLEDDVAFEKDFKEAIALINKFPSHWDLVLLGHYADYIGTQEIQSPTSFWDQHKLNDTFKLCRLSDYGYGTHAYLINKKGATKLLKAISPMSMPIDLYTGSSEFSNVYAMIPTPIKVVIPFESTVRNTEERVIENVRFYYLKKLIGPAGRKLLKKAYLFFKALLPIKKYDN, from the coding sequence ATGGAAAATTTAACTGTTTTTATTATTAATTTAAAAACTTCTATTGACAGACGTAATTATATGATTACGTTGTGTCAAGAAAATCAAATTGATCCGATATTTATTGACGCGGTTTATGGTAAAGATTTATCGGAAGAATATGTGGCTTCTGTTTATGATGATACAGCAGCACAGCAAAAAATTCAGCGTAGCCTAAAAAGAGGTGAAATTGGATGTGCATTAAGTCATAAAGTAATTTATGAGTATATGTTGACACATAATATCGAGCAAGCATTGGTATTAGAAGATGATGTAGCATTTGAAAAAGATTTCAAAGAAGCCATTGCTTTAATTAATAAATTCCCTTCTCATTGGGATTTAGTTTTATTAGGACATTACGCGGATTATATCGGCACACAAGAAATACAATCGCCCACCAGTTTTTGGGATCAACATAAATTAAATGACACCTTTAAATTATGTCGTTTATCAGATTATGGTTATGGTACACATGCTTATTTAATTAATAAAAAAGGCGCAACAAAATTATTAAAGGCAATTTCTCCGATGAGCATGCCGATTGATTTATATACAGGCAGCAGTGAGTTTTCTAATGTCTATGCCATGATTCCGACACCAATTAAAGTGGTGATCCCTTTTGAATCTACGGTTCGTAATACGGAAGAACGGGTAATCGAAAATGTGCGTTTTTATTATTTGAAAAAATTAATCGGACCCGCCGGCAGAAAATTATTAAAAAAAGCCTATTTATTTTTTAAAGCCTTATTACCCATAAAAAAATATGATAACTAA
- the gcvA_1 gene encoding glycine cleavage system transcriptional activator: MYKRLPPLNSLKAFECSARHLSFTKAAEELFVTQAAVSHQIKLLEDFLGTELFKRKNRALELTEIGQAYFIDVAKILRKLSEATDKIVAQKNDKHLTISVPQTFGMQWLVPHLSEFNRRYPDIEVRLKGVDQDEGALSKDVDIAIYYGRGYWDNLYVEKLVDEKLLILASPKLLENSSVKNAEDLKKHTLIHIHTRDNWQNMMNHLQLEGMDIQHGPLFSHTFMALQAAVHGQGIVLANKILAQQEIDNGNLCVVLPSNLSDPKSFYVVNHLDQTTNERIVAFRDWITKSITQDKIDE, from the coding sequence ATGTATAAACGTTTGCCTCCCTTGAATTCACTGAAAGCTTTCGAATGTTCCGCAAGACATTTAAGCTTCACAAAAGCAGCAGAAGAATTGTTTGTTACGCAAGCTGCCGTGAGCCATCAAATAAAATTATTAGAAGATTTTTTAGGCACTGAGTTGTTTAAACGAAAAAATCGTGCCTTAGAATTAACCGAAATCGGACAAGCTTATTTTATCGATGTAGCCAAAATTTTACGTAAACTCTCCGAAGCGACGGATAAAATTGTGGCACAAAAAAATGACAAACATTTAACCATTAGCGTGCCACAAACTTTTGGAATGCAATGGTTAGTGCCGCATTTAAGCGAATTTAACCGCCGTTATCCCGATATTGAAGTGCGCTTAAAAGGTGTGGATCAAGATGAAGGCGCATTAAGTAAAGATGTTGATATTGCTATTTATTACGGGCGAGGATATTGGGATAATTTATATGTAGAAAAATTGGTGGATGAAAAATTGCTTATTTTAGCCTCGCCAAAATTACTCGAAAACTCATCGGTAAAAAATGCAGAAGATTTGAAAAAACATACACTTATCCATATTCATACGCGCGATAACTGGCAAAATATGATGAATCATCTGCAATTGGAAGGCATGGATATTCAACATGGTCCGCTCTTTAGCCACACCTTTATGGCACTGCAAGCGGCAGTACATGGACAAGGCATCGTATTGGCGAATAAAATATTAGCGCAGCAAGAGATCGATAACGGCAATTTGTGTGTCGTTTTGCCGAGCAATTTATCCGATCCGAAATCCTTTTATGTGGTCAATCATCTTGATCAAACAACTAACGAACGTATTGTGGCGTTCAGAGATTGGATCACTAAATCCATTACACAGGATAAAATTGATGAATAA
- the kfoC gene encoding glycosyl transferase, family 2 protein, translated as MITKPFISIIIPVYNVAPYIERCLTSCINQSFSDIEIIVIDDKGSDNSIALVQSYATQDTRIKILDNQVNKGVFHSRQQGTLSALGDYILYVDGDDFLDKDCCQFLYEQVKHQPDIDLFHFAGESYPQSNGLIYSGSEKSCQNSEIMSDIFSHSSHLIWTMWGKLIKTTVAQNTFTQLHFIEQRIICSEDLLFLFALSMNAKNSQGSLKKPYYFYFNNVNSMTRETAENKIQARISSNKKVIDYLNQINNPSFDQNILAKYRKKMTALLYYYIHFDARQLKGQYFASMLACLRYYPRIKNVVRLLLFIVSLGKIKK; from the coding sequence ATGATAACTAAGCCTTTTATTTCGATTATTATTCCGGTGTACAACGTCGCGCCCTATATAGAGCGTTGCTTAACCTCTTGTATTAATCAATCCTTTTCCGATATTGAAATTATTGTGATTGATGACAAAGGAAGCGATAATTCCATCGCGTTGGTGCAATCTTATGCCACCCAAGATACAAGAATAAAAATCCTGGATAATCAAGTTAATAAAGGCGTTTTTCATTCTCGTCAACAAGGGACTTTATCCGCGTTGGGCGATTATATTTTATATGTTGACGGAGATGATTTTTTAGACAAAGATTGCTGTCAATTTTTATATGAGCAAGTCAAACATCAACCTGACATTGACTTATTTCATTTTGCAGGCGAAAGTTATCCCCAATCCAATGGATTAATTTATAGTGGTTCTGAAAAATCTTGTCAAAATAGCGAGATTATGTCGGATATTTTCTCACATTCGTCACATTTAATTTGGACTATGTGGGGAAAATTAATTAAAACAACAGTCGCACAAAATACATTTACACAATTACATTTTATTGAACAACGTATTATTTGCTCGGAAGATTTGTTATTTTTATTTGCTTTAAGCATGAACGCTAAAAATAGCCAAGGCTCATTGAAAAAACCTTATTATTTTTATTTTAATAATGTAAACTCGATGACAAGAGAAACTGCAGAAAATAAAATTCAAGCGCGAATTTCCTCGAACAAAAAAGTAATTGATTATTTAAATCAAATTAATAATCCGTCATTTGATCAAAATATTTTAGCTAAATATCGCAAAAAAATGACCGCACTTTTATATTATTATATTCACTTTGATGCTCGCCAACTCAAAGGTCAATATTTTGCCTCCATGTTGGCTTGTTTGCGCTATTATCCTAGAATAAAAAATGTCGTACGATTACTGCTTTTTATCGTCAGTTTAGGCAAAATAAAAAAATAA
- the fldA gene encoding flavodoxin, with product MAIVGIFYGSDTGNTENIAKMIQKQLGSDLVDIRDIAKSTKEDIEAYDFLMIGIPTWYYGEAQCDWDDFFPTLEEIDFTDKLVAIFGCGDQEDYAEYFCDAMGTVRNIIEPHGAIIVGHWPTEGYHFESSQALIDDDTFVGLCIDEDRQPELTAARVEKWVKQVYDEMCLAELA from the coding sequence ATGGCTATTGTTGGTATATTTTACGGTAGTGACACAGGCAATACTGAAAACATTGCCAAAATGATTCAAAAACAATTAGGCTCCGACCTTGTTGATATTCGCGATATTGCGAAAAGCACTAAAGAAGATATCGAAGCCTATGATTTTTTAATGATCGGCATTCCAACTTGGTATTACGGTGAAGCCCAATGTGACTGGGACGATTTTTTCCCAACCTTGGAAGAAATTGATTTTACTGATAAATTAGTCGCGATTTTTGGTTGTGGAGACCAAGAAGATTACGCAGAATATTTCTGTGACGCGATGGGAACGGTACGCAATATTATCGAACCTCACGGTGCAATTATTGTGGGACATTGGCCGACAGAAGGCTACCATTTTGAATCTTCACAAGCATTAATTGACGATGATACTTTCGTTGGTTTATGTATCGACGAAGACCGCCAGCCGGAGTTGACTGCTGCGCGCGTAGAAAAATGGGTAAAACAAGTTTACGATGAAATGTGCTTGGCAGAGTTAGCTTAA
- the uvrD gene encoding DNA helicase II: protein MDISELLDGLNDKQREAVAAPLGNYLVLAGAGSGKTRVLTYRITWLVAVENISEGSILAVTFTNKAAAEMRSRIENTLAKYSSQRLFGMWVGTFHSISHRLLRAHHLDAGLPQDFQILDSEDQLRLVKRLMKSHQYDEKIYPYKQACWYINNKKEEGLRPHQIDDNNDREEREWIKIYKIYQDACDRAGLVDFAELLLRAYELFLKKPLILQRYQQRFQHILVDEFQDTNNIQYAWIKLLAGEHGKVMIVGDDDQSIYGWRGAKIKNIHRFLQDFSQAQTIRLEQNYRSTGNILQSANQLIANNANRLGKNLWTAGEQGEPIDVYAAFNELDEALFVASQINRWLEDGGKLDDCAILYRSNSQSRVLEEALIRANIPYRIYGGMRFFERQEIKDALAYLRLIANRQDDAAFERVVNTPARSIGDRTLDILRNLARERQLTLWQATHIAIQENMLASRSATALLRFIELVNSLHRDTEEMPLFEQTDFVIKHSGLYTMYQQEKGEKGEVRIENLEELVSATKEFIKPDEAEDMTDLTAFLTHASLEAGEEQASPHQSYVEMMTLHSSKGLEFPRVFIVGMEEEIFPSSRSMMDMERLEEERRLAYVGITRAKQKLTLCYAESRRLYAKEERHFPSRFLNELPKECVREVRIRGTVTRAYNQAMVGQLKQETLLSDSGWRVGQKVKHEKFGQGTIINIEGAENNTRLQIAFQGQGIKWLIAHLAKLTLTN, encoded by the coding sequence ATGGATATTTCAGAATTACTTGACGGATTAAATGATAAACAACGGGAAGCAGTAGCTGCGCCTTTAGGTAATTATTTGGTTTTAGCCGGTGCGGGGAGCGGGAAAACAAGAGTATTGACCTATCGTATTACATGGCTGGTTGCGGTCGAAAATATTTCAGAAGGCAGTATTTTAGCAGTGACGTTTACCAACAAAGCAGCTGCCGAGATGCGCTCTCGTATAGAAAACACCCTCGCTAAATATTCTTCCCAGCGCTTATTCGGAATGTGGGTAGGTACTTTCCATAGTATATCCCATCGCCTCTTGCGCGCACATCACTTGGATGCCGGATTGCCGCAAGATTTTCAAATTTTAGACAGCGAAGATCAACTCCGTTTAGTCAAACGCTTAATGAAATCTCATCAATACGATGAAAAAATCTATCCTTACAAACAAGCCTGCTGGTACATTAATAATAAAAAAGAAGAAGGTTTGCGCCCACATCAAATTGATGACAATAATGATCGTGAAGAACGGGAATGGATTAAAATTTATAAAATTTATCAAGATGCTTGCGATCGCGCTGGTTTGGTTGATTTTGCCGAATTATTATTGCGAGCCTATGAATTATTTCTAAAAAAACCTCTGATTTTGCAACGTTATCAACAACGATTTCAGCATATTCTTGTGGACGAATTCCAAGATACCAATAATATTCAATATGCATGGATTAAATTATTAGCAGGTGAACATGGCAAAGTGATGATTGTCGGCGATGATGATCAATCCATTTATGGTTGGCGCGGTGCGAAAATAAAAAATATCCATCGTTTTCTACAAGATTTTTCTCAAGCACAAACGATCCGTTTAGAACAAAACTATCGCTCCACCGGTAATATTCTGCAAAGTGCCAACCAGTTAATTGCTAATAACGCCAATCGATTAGGAAAAAATCTTTGGACTGCCGGCGAACAAGGTGAACCTATTGATGTCTATGCTGCATTTAATGAGTTAGATGAGGCGTTATTTGTTGCCAGTCAAATTAACCGTTGGCTTGAGGATGGTGGAAAGTTAGATGACTGTGCGATTTTATATCGTAGCAACAGCCAATCTCGCGTACTGGAAGAAGCTTTAATTCGCGCTAATATTCCCTATCGGATTTATGGCGGAATGCGCTTTTTTGAACGTCAAGAAATTAAAGATGCGCTGGCTTATTTACGCTTAATTGCCAATCGACAAGATGACGCGGCGTTTGAACGGGTAGTCAATACGCCGGCACGCAGTATCGGTGATCGTACTTTAGATATTTTGCGTAATTTAGCCCGAGAGCGACAATTAACCTTGTGGCAAGCAACCCACATTGCAATTCAAGAAAATATGTTGGCGTCTCGTTCCGCAACTGCTCTGTTACGCTTTATTGAATTAGTCAATTCCTTGCATCGTGATACAGAAGAAATGCCGTTGTTTGAACAAACGGATTTTGTGATCAAACATTCCGGTTTGTACACAATGTATCAACAAGAAAAAGGTGAAAAAGGCGAAGTACGCATTGAAAACTTGGAAGAATTGGTCAGTGCTACCAAAGAATTTATCAAACCGGACGAAGCAGAAGATATGACGGATTTGACGGCATTTTTAACACATGCCTCGCTGGAAGCCGGTGAAGAACAAGCTTCACCACATCAATCTTATGTCGAAATGATGACCTTGCACTCCTCCAAAGGGTTAGAATTTCCTCGTGTGTTTATCGTGGGAATGGAAGAAGAAATTTTTCCAAGTAGTCGCTCCATGATGGATATGGAACGTTTAGAAGAAGAACGCCGCTTGGCCTATGTTGGTATTACACGAGCCAAACAAAAATTGACTCTATGCTATGCTGAAAGTCGTCGTTTATACGCCAAAGAAGAGCGACACTTTCCTTCTCGATTTCTCAATGAGTTACCAAAAGAATGCGTGCGTGAAGTACGTATTCGAGGAACCGTTACTCGAGCCTATAATCAGGCAATGGTTGGACAATTAAAACAGGAAACCTTGTTATCGGATAGCGGCTGGCGTGTCGGACAAAAAGTCAAACACGAAAAATTTGGTCAAGGGACGATTATCAATATCGAAGGTGCCGAAAATAATACCCGTTTGCAAATTGCTTTCCAAGGACAAGGGATAAAATGGCTCATCGCTCATTTGGCTAAACTAACGCTAACAAATTAG
- the ilvE gene encoding branched-chain-amino-acid aminotransferase, with protein sequence MSKDIDWKNLGFSYIKTDYRYIAYWKDGKWSKGELTQDNVLHISEGSTALHYGQQCFEGLKAYRCKDGSINLFRPDQNAQRMQASCRRLLMPEIPIEMFVDACKQVVKANEEWLAPYGSGATLYLRPFLIGVGDNVGVSPAPEYIFSIFCCPVGAYFKGGVKPTNFVVSEYDRAAPHGTGAAKVGGNYAASLYPGKQAKAHNFGDCIYLDPATHTKIEEVGSANFFGITKDNKFVTPLSPSILPSITKYSLLYLAKERLGMETIEGDVYINELDQFKEAGACGTAAVITPIGGIQYGDDFHVFYSETDVGEITQKLYNELVGIQFGDIEAPEGWIVKVE encoded by the coding sequence ATGAGTAAAGATATTGATTGGAAAAATTTAGGTTTCAGTTATATCAAAACCGATTATCGCTATATTGCGTATTGGAAAGACGGAAAATGGTCAAAAGGCGAGTTAACGCAAGATAATGTTTTACATATTAGCGAAGGATCTACAGCACTTCATTACGGTCAACAATGTTTCGAAGGATTAAAAGCCTATCGTTGTAAAGACGGTTCAATTAATTTATTCCGACCGGATCAAAATGCACAACGTATGCAAGCCAGTTGTCGTCGTTTATTAATGCCTGAAATCCCAATCGAAATGTTTGTTGATGCTTGTAAACAAGTGGTCAAAGCGAATGAAGAATGGCTTGCGCCTTATGGTAGCGGCGCGACCTTATATTTGCGTCCGTTTTTAATTGGCGTTGGCGATAACGTTGGCGTAAGTCCAGCACCGGAATATATTTTCTCTATTTTCTGCTGTCCGGTTGGTGCCTATTTCAAAGGTGGTGTCAAACCGACAAACTTTGTGGTATCCGAATACGATCGTGCTGCGCCACACGGAACTGGTGCGGCGAAAGTGGGTGGAAACTACGCTGCCAGTTTATATCCTGGTAAACAAGCAAAAGCGCATAACTTTGGTGATTGTATTTACCTTGATCCGGCAACGCATACTAAAATTGAAGAAGTCGGATCGGCAAACTTTTTCGGTATTACCAAAGATAATAAATTTGTAACGCCATTATCGCCATCAATTTTACCAAGTATCACTAAATATTCTCTGCTTTATCTTGCAAAAGAACGTTTAGGTATGGAAACCATCGAAGGCGATGTGTATATTAACGAACTTGATCAATTTAAAGAAGCTGGTGCTTGCGGAACCGCGGCGGTGATCACGCCAATCGGTGGCATTCAATATGGTGATGATTTCCATGTTTTTTATTCCGAAACAGATGTCGGGGAAATCACACAAAAACTCTACAATGAATTAGTCGGTATCCAATTTGGCGATATTGAAGCGCCGGAAGGCTGGATTGTGAAAGTTGAGTAA
- the fur gene encoding Fe(3+) uptake regulation protein — protein MSEENIKLLKKAGLKITEPRLTILALMQENQVQHFSAEDIYKMLLERGEDIGLATVYRVLNQFDEANILIRHNFEGNKSVFELAPAEHHDHIICVDCGKVFEFNDEIIEKRQREISAEHGIKLKTHSLYLYGKCSDLKNCDEHKK, from the coding sequence ATGTCTGAAGAAAATATCAAATTACTGAAAAAAGCAGGACTCAAAATTACAGAACCTCGCTTAACTATTTTGGCGTTGATGCAAGAAAATCAAGTTCAGCATTTTTCTGCAGAAGATATTTATAAGATGTTGCTTGAACGCGGTGAAGATATTGGTTTGGCAACGGTATATCGTGTGCTTAATCAATTTGATGAGGCCAACATCTTAATTCGACATAACTTTGAAGGCAACAAATCTGTCTTTGAACTCGCTCCGGCAGAACACCATGATCATATTATCTGTGTTGATTGCGGTAAAGTGTTTGAATTTAATGATGAAATTATCGAAAAACGCCAGCGCGAAATCAGTGCCGAACATGGTATTAAACTCAAAACTCATAGCCTATATTTATACGGGAAATGCAGCGATCTCAAAAACTGCGATGAACATAAAAAATAA
- the ybfF gene encoding putative esterase/lipase has translation MMLQQNLLNFQFHQLKQDTTKPTLVFIHGLFGDMNNLGIIARAFSEQYPILRLDLRNHGHSFHTDEMNYDLMAQDVLQVITHLQLTKVILIGHSMGGKTAMRAASLRPDLVEKLVVIDIAPVNYGNHGHDSVFNGLFAVKAAQVNTRQEAKPILAQHIREESVQQFMLKSFAAEAPQRFRFNLTALKANYMHLMDWSPCFFDKPTLFIKGGLSDYILPEYTQTILAQFPKATSFTINGSGHWIHADKPELVIKAITRFLA, from the coding sequence ATGATGTTACAACAAAATTTACTTAATTTTCAATTTCACCAATTAAAACAAGACACTACCAAACCAACATTGGTTTTTATCCACGGTTTATTTGGCGATATGAACAATCTGGGTATTATTGCGCGTGCATTTTCGGAACAATATCCAATTTTGCGCCTTGATTTACGTAATCACGGTCATAGTTTTCATACCGATGAAATGAATTATGATCTAATGGCGCAAGATGTATTGCAAGTAATTACACATTTGCAATTAACAAAAGTCATTTTAATTGGGCATTCTATGGGCGGAAAAACGGCGATGCGTGCAGCATCATTGCGACCAGATTTGGTGGAGAAATTAGTGGTGATTGACATTGCACCCGTGAATTACGGTAATCACGGGCATGATAGTGTGTTTAATGGCTTATTTGCGGTGAAAGCGGCGCAAGTGAATACGCGCCAAGAGGCAAAACCAATTTTAGCACAACATATTCGCGAAGAAAGTGTGCAGCAATTTATGCTCAAATCCTTTGCCGCTGAGGCGCCACAACGATTTCGCTTTAATTTGACCGCACTTAAAGCCAATTATATGCACCTAATGGATTGGTCGCCTTGTTTTTTTGACAAACCAACGCTATTTATCAAAGGTGGCTTGTCGGATTATATTTTGCCAGAATATACGCAAACCATTTTGGCGCAATTTCCTAAAGCAACTTCATTTACTATCAATGGCAGCGGGCATTGGATCCACGCCGATAAGCCAGAATTGGTGATCAAAGCTATTACGCGTTTTCTCGCCTAA
- the ybfE gene encoding protein YbfE — MAKQDADCITLDLFANTPKVGRPKTNPLTREQQIRVNKRNQLRRDKSSGLKRIELKLHLELVQKLEAQASKQGTSRAELIENILQHYFSVQENRK, encoded by the coding sequence ATGGCAAAACAGGATGCAGATTGTATAACGTTGGATCTGTTTGCAAATACTCCTAAGGTGGGTCGTCCCAAAACCAACCCGCTAACCCGAGAGCAACAAATTCGAGTTAACAAGCGAAATCAACTGCGCCGAGATAAATCAAGCGGGTTGAAACGGATTGAATTAAAGCTGCATTTGGAATTGGTGCAAAAATTAGAGGCGCAAGCGTCAAAGCAAGGCACCAGCCGCGCAGAATTAATTGAAAATATCTTACAACATTATTTTTCGGTACAAGAAAATAGGAAATAA
- the yxaB gene encoding General stress protein 30, producing the protein MNNKLTLLKSQLSQICELIEDKNDVMYFDYPLHTNVGDLLIYLGTEQFFKDYDINVRLRRCIPTFDINEVKQLITPKTTLLCHGGGNFGDLYPDQQKLREDLAIHFPQNRIIVLPQTAFFSKAENLKASSDIFQAHSQCYLFARDDMTKGIMSAFSNNVFLSPDMAHQLYGSLPIKTQDPNKNNTLYFLRKDIEASDIERNIQATLSEKDVVCDWEDVINFQDRVVLKLSNVLSAIGQKYQSKWIKDVVNTIWFNHSNRIVNRMIKLFSSYDKVVTSRLHGHIFSCLLELPNEVCNNSYGKNFGYYEKWTYDVDFAKKYQVENKESV; encoded by the coding sequence ATGAATAACAAATTAACCTTGTTAAAATCACAATTAAGTCAAATCTGTGAATTAATCGAAGATAAAAACGATGTTATGTATTTTGATTATCCGCTACATACTAATGTAGGGGATTTATTAATTTATTTAGGAACCGAACAATTTTTCAAAGATTATGATATTAATGTGCGTTTAAGAAGATGCATTCCCACCTTTGATATTAACGAAGTCAAACAATTAATTACCCCTAAAACCACATTATTATGTCATGGTGGGGGTAATTTTGGCGATCTCTATCCGGATCAACAAAAATTACGGGAAGATTTAGCGATTCATTTTCCACAAAACCGGATTATCGTGCTGCCGCAAACTGCTTTTTTTTCAAAAGCAGAAAATTTAAAAGCCTCTTCCGATATTTTTCAAGCACATTCGCAATGTTATTTATTTGCCCGTGATGATATGACGAAAGGCATTATGTCTGCCTTTTCAAATAATGTATTTTTATCGCCGGATATGGCGCATCAATTATACGGTTCATTGCCAATCAAAACTCAAGATCCGAATAAAAATAATACCTTATATTTTTTGCGCAAAGATATTGAAGCCAGTGATATTGAACGAAATATTCAAGCAACATTAAGCGAAAAAGATGTTGTCTGCGATTGGGAAGATGTGATTAATTTCCAAGATCGAGTGGTATTAAAATTAAGTAATGTACTATCGGCAATCGGTCAAAAATATCAATCAAAATGGATAAAAGATGTAGTTAATACAATTTGGTTTAATCATTCAAATCGTATTGTCAACAGAATGATCAAGCTATTTTCTTCTTATGATAAAGTGGTAACCAGCCGTTTGCACGGACATATTTTTTCCTGCTTATTAGAATTACCTAATGAAGTTTGTAATAATTCGTATGGAAAAAACTTCGGCTATTATGAAAAATGGACTTATGATGTAGATTTTGCTAAAAAATACCAAGTTGAAAATAAAGAATCCGTTTAA